The Prunus persica cultivar Lovell chromosome G7, Prunus_persica_NCBIv2, whole genome shotgun sequence genome has a segment encoding these proteins:
- the LOC18769993 gene encoding uncharacterized protein LOC18769993 gives MLSPTPFSLICAVLLCLPLTIIFTITSPTTTITTTIPTQISQSLKLTKTYQKINLISLPKSLPLDDDSLFHLAARVKSRPPRSDHPKIAFLFLTTTPLPFSPLWECFFNQTPKTHFSIYVHADPRFPYDPPFSGIFAHRVIPSQPAQRFTSTLISATRRLLAHALLDDPKNAMFALLSPSCIPIRSFNFTYQTLARSKKSFIEILDNEIGAYDRWAARGEDAMLPQVKLEEFRIGSQFWILKRKHARVVVGDHRLWSKFKLPCQRWDTCYPEENYFPTLLNMREPGGCVPATLTHVDWRGRFDGHPRTYKASDLGPHLITTLRNDRPKYGDEKESGNGSAWSLTERRDPFLFARKFPPDAIGPLMSMANDVIFKD, from the coding sequence ATGCTCTCCCCAACGCCATTTTCTCTCATTTGCGCCGTTCTTCTCTGTTTGCCTCTCACCATAATCTTCACCATCACAAGCCCAACCACCACCATAACCACCACCATCCCCACCCAAATCTCCCAATCcctaaaactcaccaaaaccTACCAAAAAATCAACCTAATTTCACTGCCAAAATCCCTCCCATTAGATGACGACTCGCTCTTCCACCTCGCCGCCCGTGTTAAGTCCCGCCCGCCTCGCTCCGATCATCCCAAAATCGCCTTCCTCTTCCTAACCACCACCCCTCTTCCCTTCTCACCTCTCTGGGAATGCTTCTTCAACCAAACccccaaaacccatttctcTATATATGTCCACGCTGACCCGAGATTCCCCTACGACCCGCCGTTTTCTGGCATCTTCGCCCACCGGGTCATCCCCTCCCAACCCGCCCAGCGATTCACCTCCACTCTCATCTCCGCGACTCGTCGTTTGCTCGCCCACGCCCTCCTTGATGACCCCAAGAATGCCATGTTCGCgcttctctctccttcttgTATCCCCATCCGGTCCTTCAACTTCACGTACCAAACCCTCGCTCGATCGAAGAAGAGCTTCATCGAGATTCTAGACAACGAGATCGGGGCGTACGACAGGTGGGCGGCGCGTGGGGAGGACGCAATGTTGCCACAGGTGAAGCTGGAGGAGTTTCGGATCGGGTCCCAATTCTGGATCCTGAAGCGGAAGCATGCGAGGGTGGTTGTGGGTGACCACCGGCTCTGGTCCAAGTTCAAGCTACCGTGCCAGCGTTGGGACACGTGTTACCCGGAGGAAAATTACTTTCCTACCCTCCTGAACATGAGAGAACCAGGCGGGTGCGTGCCCGCTACCCTCACGCATGTGGATTGGCGCGGGAGATTCGATGGCCACCCCCGAACGTATAAGGCCTCCGACTTGGGGCCCCATTTGATCACCACCTTGAGAAATGATAGGCCAAAATACGGTGACGAGAAGGAGAGCGGCAACGGTTCTGCTTGGTCCTTGACAGAACGGCGAGACCCATTTCTATTCGCAAGGAAGTTCCCGCCGGATGCGATTGGACCGTTGATGAGTATGGCCAATGACGTCATCTTCAAGGATTAA